In the Coriobacteriia bacterium genome, one interval contains:
- a CDS encoding beta-hydroxyacyl-ACP dehydratase: protein MEISYPAGREVIEAVLPHRDPFVWVNRVLECEPGVSVKAELDVDPALPLFAGHFPDYPVLPGVIIMEALAQAASFSILVEREAEGTLGFFAGIDNAKFRNQVRPGDTLTLEATIVKSSHRMCVAEVKASVGDTVCATATQKYVLASADQR, encoded by the coding sequence ATGGAAATCAGCTATCCCGCGGGACGCGAGGTCATCGAGGCAGTGCTGCCCCATCGCGATCCCTTCGTGTGGGTGAATCGTGTGCTCGAATGCGAACCCGGCGTCTCCGTCAAGGCCGAGCTCGACGTTGATCCTGCTCTCCCGCTCTTTGCGGGTCACTTTCCCGATTACCCCGTGTTGCCTGGCGTCATCATCATGGAAGCGTTGGCCCAGGCGGCGTCGTTCTCCATCCTGGTCGAGCGCGAGGCGGAGGGCACGCTCGGCTTCTTCGCGGGCATCGACAACGCCAAGTTCCGCAATCAGGTCCGTCCCGGGGACACGCTGACCCTCGAGGCCACCATCGTGAAGTCCTCGCACCGCATGTGCGTGGCCGAGGTGAAGGCCTCGGTTGGCGATACGGTATGCGCGACCGCAACCCAAAAGTATGTGCTAGCTTCCGCTGACCAGCGTTGA
- a CDS encoding acetyl-CoA carboxylase carboxyl transferase subunit beta → MPLTGDWRLDSNPRFAYTTVELGNKPTRKLFTNAYAVLKAAEDAEVQCILLGTDSLALAEDNRFLQRAADAGLRVFKALDIDTTFENWVECVPSDREDAPQPTKWRTCHACKLTFDNAEFVENDYSCPSCGTLARLTSDERIELIVDEGTFEEWDADIEDVDPLEFPGYAEKIASYREKTGKHEAVRTGKGMLGDLPVAFGFMESEFLMGSMGTIVGEKVSRLFDRATEESLPVIIFCASGGARMQEGLASLMQMAKTACAVERHDRAGLLYISVLTDPTTGGVTASFAMLGDMILAEPGALIGFAGQRVIRDTIKQDLPEGFQTAEFALEHGLIDAIVERDDLRGVLRAGVAFHRPWRGNDHNALFGSFKSDSLEDDDTPNAADAARKWIGDQIDRLPFVESIKKGAEAGMDKVNQRFRGKRDADSDESSTDVAPGSAWESVQIARNVHRPTASSYIKVLSPSFLELHGDREFADDKAIVAGLGRINGRPVTIIAQEKGATLPERIKRNFGCPQPEGYRKTARLMRQAEKFNRPIVCLVDTQGAFCGMEAEERGQGNAIAENLELMAGLHVPVVSVLLGEGGSGGALALALANRVAMQQHAVYSVLSPEGFASILWKDGSRAPEAAEVMGMSADDVFELGVVDAVLPEGDGAAHENPEQAADIVFAYVDETLEELSAYRPEELLAQRQERFARF, encoded by the coding sequence ATGCCCCTGACGGGCGATTGGCGCCTCGATAGCAACCCGCGTTTCGCATACACGACCGTCGAGCTGGGCAACAAGCCCACGCGCAAGCTGTTCACCAACGCATATGCCGTTCTCAAGGCGGCCGAGGATGCCGAGGTACAGTGCATCTTGCTGGGCACCGATTCGCTCGCGCTTGCCGAGGACAACCGCTTCTTGCAGCGTGCAGCCGATGCCGGCCTACGCGTATTCAAGGCGCTCGATATCGATACGACATTCGAAAACTGGGTGGAATGCGTGCCCTCGGACCGCGAGGATGCGCCTCAGCCCACGAAGTGGCGCACCTGTCATGCATGCAAGCTCACCTTCGACAATGCCGAATTTGTCGAAAACGATTACTCCTGCCCCTCGTGCGGCACGCTCGCGCGCCTCACGTCTGACGAGCGCATCGAGCTCATCGTGGACGAAGGGACCTTTGAGGAGTGGGATGCCGATATCGAGGATGTCGATCCGCTCGAGTTTCCCGGCTATGCCGAGAAGATCGCATCGTATCGTGAGAAAACCGGCAAACACGAGGCCGTTCGCACCGGCAAGGGCATGCTCGGTGATTTGCCCGTGGCCTTCGGCTTCATGGAGTCCGAGTTTCTCATGGGCTCGATGGGGACGATTGTGGGCGAGAAGGTGAGCCGCCTGTTCGACCGCGCTACTGAGGAGAGTCTGCCGGTCATCATCTTCTGCGCATCGGGTGGCGCCCGCATGCAGGAGGGCCTGGCCTCGCTCATGCAGATGGCCAAGACCGCCTGCGCGGTGGAACGGCACGACCGTGCCGGCCTGCTCTACATCTCCGTGCTCACTGACCCGACCACCGGTGGCGTGACGGCATCGTTTGCCATGCTCGGCGACATGATTCTTGCCGAGCCCGGCGCGCTCATCGGCTTTGCCGGGCAGCGCGTCATTCGCGACACCATCAAGCAGGACCTTCCCGAAGGCTTCCAGACCGCGGAGTTCGCCCTCGAGCATGGCCTCATCGACGCCATCGTCGAGAGGGACGACCTGCGCGGCGTGCTGCGAGCTGGCGTGGCGTTTCATCGGCCGTGGCGCGGGAACGACCACAACGCGCTGTTCGGGTCATTCAAGAGCGATTCGCTTGAGGACGACGATACGCCGAATGCCGCCGATGCCGCTCGCAAGTGGATCGGCGACCAGATTGACCGTCTGCCTTTCGTCGAGAGCATCAAGAAGGGCGCCGAGGCGGGCATGGACAAGGTGAACCAGCGCTTCCGTGGTAAGCGCGATGCCGATTCGGACGAGTCCTCGACAGATGTTGCTCCCGGTAGTGCTTGGGAGAGCGTGCAAATTGCCCGCAACGTGCACCGCCCCACGGCGAGCTCCTACATCAAGGTGCTTTCGCCGTCGTTCCTCGAGCTGCATGGAGACCGCGAGTTTGCCGACGACAAGGCCATCGTCGCCGGGCTTGGGCGCATTAACGGACGTCCCGTCACCATCATCGCCCAGGAGAAGGGTGCGACCTTGCCCGAGCGCATCAAACGCAACTTTGGCTGTCCCCAGCCCGAAGGCTACCGCAAGACGGCGCGTCTCATGCGTCAGGCCGAGAAGTTCAATCGGCCCATCGTTTGCTTGGTCGATACTCAGGGCGCGTTTTGCGGCATGGAGGCTGAAGAGCGAGGTCAGGGTAACGCGATAGCCGAAAACCTCGAGCTCATGGCCGGCCTGCATGTGCCGGTCGTGAGCGTGTTGCTTGGCGAAGGCGGCTCGGGCGGCGCGCTCGCGCTTGCTCTCGCCAACCGCGTGGCGATGCAACAGCATGCGGTGTATTCGGTGCTTTCGCCCGAGGGTTTTGCCTCGATCCTGTGGAAGGACGGCTCGCGTGCGCCCGAGGCGGCTGAGGTCATGGGCATGAGCGCTGACGATGTGTTTGAGCTGGGTGTTGTGGACGCGGTGCTGCCCGAGGGCGATGGAGCCGCGCACGAAAATCCCGAGCAGGCTGCCGATATCGTCTTCGCCTACGTGGACGAGACCCTCGAGGAACTGAGCGCGTATAGGCCCGAGGAGCTGCTAGCCCAGCGCCAGGAGCGTTTCGCAAGGTTCTAG
- a CDS encoding transcriptional regulator, which produces MDERITEELLAELLASPSIEGFLDENAINEVTLSEYLQQLLDKKGLKRAEVIRKANLNATFGYQVFTGARGAGRDTILQLVFAMELTLREANRLLQAAGVNGLYCKNRRDGIIIFCIEHSYSLQETDEELYRFGEETIC; this is translated from the coding sequence ATGGACGAGAGAATCACCGAGGAGCTCCTTGCCGAGCTTCTCGCATCGCCGAGCATAGAGGGCTTTCTTGATGAGAATGCCATCAACGAGGTTACCTTGTCCGAATACCTGCAGCAACTTCTCGACAAAAAGGGCCTCAAGCGTGCCGAAGTCATACGTAAGGCAAATCTCAATGCGACCTTTGGCTATCAGGTTTTCACCGGCGCGCGCGGGGCGGGGCGTGACACGATCTTGCAGCTCGTTTTCGCCATGGAGCTGACGTTGCGCGAGGCCAACCGGCTATTGCAGGCAGCAGGCGTTAATGGGCTTTACTGCAAGAACCGTCGCGATGGCATTATCATCTTTTGCATTGAGCACTCCTATTCGCTGCAGGAAACGGATGAGGAGCTGTACCGTTTCGGTGAGGAGACCATTTGCTGA